In Tissierellales bacterium, the genomic window AGTTTTTTAAAAATTTTCATTTAGAAAAATCTATCTAATAAGTCCTTAGAATACCAAATTGTATTTTCAATTGAAAGGGCACTCATAATTTCCCCTGCTAAAAATATATTGTTTTCCCCTTGTATGCTCTCTAATTTATCATAAAATCCATTTTGTAAAGTAGGAGTGTCTACATAAGGACAATGTTTCCAACGTTTAGCCTGATATAGCCTTGGATTCTCCACACCTAATCTATATAAATCGTCTTTAATATAATCTAAAGGGGATGTTTTGGAATCACTAGGTGGATTATATGCATAAAGTATTACCATTCCTTCCTTTTGATTTATATCCCATCTAGAATCCCATATAGTAATATGGCCCTGCCTACTAGTTGATAAATTTTCTAATATGCAGCCACAACCTTTAGGAACATTTTCTACAACAAAAGCATAGACATTAAAATCTTGATATTTTATACTATTTAAATATTTTTTCATATCTTTATCCCAAAAATGTAAGTGTGAAAATTGATCTAGTGGAGTAGTGATAATAACTTTATCAAATTCAAGTCTTTCGAATTGAGTCTGAACCCACAGACTTTTTCTAGAAGATAGAGAAATATCTATTACCTTTTGACCTAGTCTAATATCTTTAATTTCTCGACCTAAGTGTTTTGCCAATGTTGAAACTCCACCATTCCACGTATAAAACTCTGGAATCTTCATAAAAGACATTAAATGATTATAGTTCATAATTCTAAGTACATAAAGTGCTGGGACTTCATCAAGATTTCCTAAACCAAAAATAGTAAAGTAATGTGTATATATGGTCTTTAAAATCTTAAATCCATGTATGTCACACCATTCTGAAAAAGGCAACATTAGTGGTGGTTCTATATTTTCAATATAAGCATTCTCTAGAGATTTATATAAATTTAGAACTTTAGGTAGTCTCTCTAATTCATATAAAAAACCTTCTAAATCTTCTTTTGGTATTGGCATAATTTTTTGGCCATCTGCATTATAATTGGTGCGGGATAACTTTGGTCCATCTACTTTAATATTTAATCTTTTCATAAGTTTCCGAAGGTTTGTATATGAAGGTAATCCAAAAATAGCTCCCAATTCATAAGATTTTCCCTTATACCAAATACTATGCAGTTTTCCACCAATACGCTCTTCTTTTTCAAAAAGCGTTACATTTTTATACCCTTTATTTTGAAGACCTTCAGCTATGGATAAACCGGAAAGTCCTCCACCAATAACTGCAATTTTATAATTTTTTTTATTCACTACTATCGCCTCGCTTTGGAGAATTTATTAAGGCAAGAAGCCAAAGAGGCAATGTATCTAAATCTGCACCATTTTCTATTGATCTTTCTAAAACAACTTCAGCTGGTGTTTTGCCTTTATTTGACCCATTAGCAATTTTGCTAAAAAAATTATATTCTCTTATAAAATTATTCATTGCATTCTCAACTTTTATAAAGGAATCTAGATTTTGGTTCGTTGAAACTTTATTATAAAATTCTTTAACTAAGAATTCATTGAACTCTCTTATATCATCTAGTATATGAATATCTTCAGATGAAATAAAAATATGATT contains:
- a CDS encoding FAD-dependent oxidoreductase, yielding MNKKNYKIAVIGGGLSGLSIAEGLQNKGYKNVTLFEKEERIGGKLHSIWYKGKSYELGAIFGLPSYTNLRKLMKRLNIKVDGPKLSRTNYNADGQKIMPIPKEDLEGFLYELERLPKVLNLYKSLENAYIENIEPPLMLPFSEWCDIHGFKILKTIYTHYFTIFGLGNLDEVPALYVLRIMNYNHLMSFMKIPEFYTWNGGVSTLAKHLGREIKDIRLGQKVIDISLSSRKSLWVQTQFERLEFDKVIITTPLDQFSHLHFWDKDMKKYLNSIKYQDFNVYAFVVENVPKGCGCILENLSTSRQGHITIWDSRWDINQKEGMVILYAYNPPSDSKTSPLDYIKDDLYRLGVENPRLYQAKRWKHCPYVDTPTLQNGFYDKLESIQGENNIFLAGEIMSALSIENTIWYSKDLLDRFF